From a single Flavobacteriales bacterium genomic region:
- a CDS encoding T9SS type A sorting domain-containing protein produces MKARLATLILALALAILANGQITEIGSTPVTLWHCNTLVNAGPKLVGFYPGSFTIYNMDLTQYLVVACPWAVASSAYDYPVPMYISEDLFDTDPSTIEFLVTGTISGNYGTKVFRTDGTEIFSATNYAPAIINFYAATTEPFIYNTPNGTQMNLTSEGLSGDMRVYSLPGSLGCLECDGSISGFALGGQEHFMESSNNLGAYPNPTTENTTITYDFPASMKEGWIVLYTMQGAEIKRFSVRGSGSKVITTVDLPAATYLYQLQTNQGVLGTKRLIVVK; encoded by the coding sequence ATGAAAGCCCGACTTGCAACTCTTATACTAGCATTGGCCCTTGCGATATTAGCGAATGGCCAGATCACGGAGATCGGTTCGACACCAGTGACCCTATGGCATTGTAACACCTTGGTGAACGCTGGACCGAAACTGGTCGGATTCTATCCCGGAAGTTTCACCATATACAACATGGATCTTACTCAATACCTCGTTGTCGCTTGTCCTTGGGCTGTAGCTTCATCAGCGTACGACTATCCTGTACCTATGTATATTTCCGAAGATCTATTCGATACCGACCCCAGTACGATCGAATTCTTGGTAACAGGAACCATATCTGGAAATTATGGTACGAAAGTCTTCCGGACAGATGGTACCGAGATCTTTTCTGCGACCAACTATGCGCCTGCAATAATTAATTTTTATGCAGCCACTACTGAACCGTTCATTTATAACACTCCGAACGGAACACAAATGAACCTGACCTCCGAAGGACTTTCAGGTGATATGCGCGTTTACTCACTCCCGGGATCATTAGGTTGTTTGGAATGCGATGGCTCCATATCCGGATTTGCGCTTGGCGGGCAAGAGCACTTTATGGAAAGCAGCAATAATCTTGGTGCTTACCCCAACCCCACCACTGAAAACACGACCATCACCTACGATTTTCCAGCATCTATGAAAGAGGGTTGGATCGTCCTCTACACCATGCAAGGTGCCGAGATCAAGCGCTTTTCCGTGCGCGGTTCAGGTTCGAAGGTGATCACTACCGTTGATCTTCCAGCAGCTACTTACCTCTATCAATTGCAAACAAACCAGGGTGTTCTGGGAACAAAACGGTTGATCGTGGTGAAGTGA
- a CDS encoding ATP-dependent Clp protease ATP-binding subunit: MDAKFSPRVRDVITFSREEALRLGHGYIGIEHILLGLIREGEGNAVKVLQRLEVDLDELRKTVEGSMEPASAMRPPDKDKISLVKQAEKMLKICFLEAKLFKSPHIDTEHVLLSILKDEDNLATRTLHKFSVDYENVKHEVDTILADGSDDMNIIPSKKLPKASQQSADDDDDDSGGFAGGGAGGGGQRKQGDSKSKTPVLDNFGRDLTKMAEDGKLDPIVGREKEIERVSQILSRRKKNNPVLIGEPGVGKSAIAEGLALRIIQRKVSRVLFNKRIVALDIASLVAGTKYRGQFEERMKAVMNELENSPDVILFIDEIHTIVGAGGASGSLDASNMFKPALARGEIQCIGATTLDEYRQYIEKDGALERRFQKVIVEPTTVEETIQILNNIKEKYEDHHSVTYTPEAINACVKLTNRYITDRHLPDKAIDALDESGSRVHISNIVVPKAILDVEKKIEDIKDEKNKVVRSQRYEEAAKLRDKERQLLEELETAKKAWEEESRNNRTTVSEDNVAEVVAMMSGIPVTRIAEKESGKLRRMKEEMEGKVIGQEDGVIKVVKAIQRNRAGLKDPNRPIGSFIFLGPTGVGKTQLAKELARYLFDTDDALIRIDMSEYMEKFSVSRLIGAPPGYVGYEEGGQLTEKVRRRPYSIILLDEIEKAHPDVFNLLLQALDDGKMTDSLGRHIDFKNSIIIMTSNIGARDLSDFGKGVGFGTAAKAEGQADSNRGVIEKALKKAFAPEFLNRIDDIIIFNNLKREDIHKIIDIELGYLYKRVAELGYDLKLNDDAKDFLVDKGYDEKFGARPLKRAIQKFIEDPMAEEIINHGVEEGDKINVSVNKDKTELAIKVTKGKKKLAKGEGDDAKELPPTDDKSKD; encoded by the coding sequence ATGGACGCAAAATTTTCACCCCGTGTGCGCGACGTCATCACCTTCAGTCGTGAGGAGGCATTGCGCTTAGGGCACGGATATATCGGCATCGAACACATTCTCCTAGGTCTTATCCGCGAAGGCGAAGGCAATGCCGTTAAGGTGTTGCAGCGTTTGGAGGTCGATCTGGATGAATTACGCAAGACAGTAGAGGGTTCGATGGAACCCGCAAGTGCCATGCGACCGCCTGATAAGGATAAGATCAGCTTGGTGAAACAGGCCGAGAAAATGTTGAAGATCTGTTTCCTGGAGGCCAAACTTTTCAAAAGCCCGCATATCGATACGGAGCACGTTCTGCTCAGTATCCTGAAGGATGAGGACAATTTGGCAACCCGGACACTCCACAAGTTCAGTGTTGATTATGAGAATGTGAAACATGAAGTGGATACAATTCTTGCGGATGGTTCCGATGACATGAACATCATACCTTCCAAAAAACTGCCCAAAGCTTCACAGCAAAGTGCGGACGATGATGATGACGATAGCGGTGGATTTGCGGGTGGGGGTGCAGGTGGTGGCGGACAACGCAAACAAGGCGATAGCAAGAGCAAAACACCTGTCCTTGATAATTTTGGAAGAGACCTTACCAAAATGGCAGAAGATGGGAAGCTTGACCCCATTGTCGGACGTGAGAAAGAGATCGAGCGTGTAAGCCAGATCCTGAGCCGAAGAAAGAAGAACAATCCTGTACTTATCGGTGAACCCGGTGTTGGTAAGAGCGCGATCGCTGAAGGTCTCGCACTCCGCATCATTCAGCGCAAAGTGAGCCGTGTGCTTTTCAATAAGCGGATAGTTGCATTGGACATTGCCTCACTCGTGGCCGGCACCAAATACCGTGGCCAGTTCGAGGAACGCATGAAGGCCGTAATGAATGAGCTCGAGAACAGTCCGGATGTGATCCTGTTCATTGATGAGATCCATACGATCGTTGGTGCCGGTGGTGCAAGTGGATCGTTGGATGCAAGCAATATGTTCAAGCCAGCACTTGCACGTGGAGAGATCCAATGCATTGGTGCTACCACATTGGACGAGTATCGGCAGTACATCGAAAAGGATGGAGCGCTGGAACGCCGTTTCCAAAAAGTCATTGTTGAGCCGACCACTGTTGAAGAAACGATCCAGATCCTCAACAACATCAAGGAGAAATATGAGGACCACCACAGCGTGACCTATACGCCTGAGGCGATCAATGCATGTGTGAAACTGACCAATCGGTACATCACGGATCGGCATTTGCCCGATAAAGCGATCGACGCCTTGGACGAGTCCGGTAGTCGCGTGCATATCAGCAATATCGTTGTTCCGAAGGCGATCCTTGACGTAGAGAAAAAGATCGAGGATATCAAGGACGAGAAGAACAAAGTCGTACGCAGCCAGCGCTATGAAGAAGCTGCGAAACTGCGCGATAAAGAACGCCAGTTATTGGAGGAATTAGAGACGGCCAAAAAGGCTTGGGAAGAGGAAAGCAGGAATAACCGTACCACTGTTAGCGAAGACAATGTTGCAGAGGTTGTGGCCATGATGAGTGGTATACCCGTGACGCGTATCGCAGAGAAAGAAAGCGGCAAGTTGCGCCGTATGAAGGAGGAGATGGAAGGCAAAGTGATCGGCCAGGAAGATGGCGTGATCAAAGTTGTGAAGGCCATTCAACGTAATCGTGCTGGACTGAAGGATCCGAACCGCCCTATTGGTTCATTCATTTTCTTGGGACCGACCGGTGTTGGTAAGACCCAGTTGGCGAAGGAGCTCGCGCGTTACCTGTTCGATACGGACGATGCGTTGATCCGCATTGATATGAGCGAGTACATGGAGAAATTCTCCGTGAGCCGCTTGATCGGTGCGCCACCAGGTTATGTTGGGTACGAAGAAGGTGGACAGCTTACCGAAAAGGTTCGGCGTCGCCCCTACTCCATTATTCTATTGGACGAGATCGAGAAAGCACATCCCGATGTATTCAATCTCCTACTTCAGGCGTTGGATGACGGTAAAATGACCGATAGCCTAGGTCGTCATATCGACTTCAAGAACTCCATCATCATCATGACCTCCAACATCGGTGCTCGTGACCTGAGTGATTTCGGTAAGGGTGTCGGATTCGGCACGGCTGCTAAAGCCGAAGGTCAGGCCGACAGCAATCGCGGTGTGATCGAAAAGGCATTGAAGAAAGCGTTCGCACCGGAATTCCTGAACAGGATCGATGACATCATCATATTCAACAATTTGAAGCGTGAGGATATCCACAAGATCATCGATATCGAACTGGGCTACTTGTACAAGCGTGTAGCTGAACTCGGATACGATCTGAAGTTGAACGATGATGCGAAGGACTTCTTGGTCGATAAGGGATACGACGAGAAATTCGGCGCACGACCGCTAAAGCGTGCGATCCAGAAGTTCATCGAAGATCCTATGGCCGAGGAGATCATTAACCATGGCGTTGAAGAAGGAGATAAGATCAACGTGAGCGTGAACAAGGACAAGACCGAACTCGCGATCAAGGTCACCAAAGGCAAAAAGAAACTCGCCAAAGGTGAAGGAGATGATGCCAAGGAACTCCCTCCTACAGATGATAAGAGCAAGGACTAA
- a CDS encoding ORF6N domain-containing protein, translated as MKSNHPSEEIETLIFEIRGLNVMLDSELATLYGTETKRLKEQVRRNSERFPDDFMFELTKEEKEELIEGNERLNKLKFSPVFPMVFTEHGVLMLSSVLNSDTAIAVNIQVMRVFTQMRLTISTNNEILLKLEKLSGTVSHHSRDIRRIFSQLRKMEEEEKNRRLLALIAKETKGQHKQIVGFKPDRDKPKK; from the coding sequence ATGAAAAGCAATCATCCTTCCGAAGAAATAGAAACCTTGATCTTCGAGATCCGTGGACTGAATGTGATGCTTGATAGCGAACTGGCAACGCTCTACGGTACGGAAACGAAGCGTTTAAAGGAACAGGTCCGACGCAATAGTGAACGCTTTCCGGATGACTTTATGTTCGAGTTGACCAAAGAGGAAAAAGAAGAATTGATAGAAGGTAACGAAAGGTTGAATAAATTGAAGTTCTCGCCAGTATTTCCCATGGTATTCACTGAACACGGTGTGTTGATGCTCTCCAGCGTATTGAATAGCGACACAGCCATAGCTGTGAACATACAAGTGATGCGCGTGTTTACGCAAATGCGTTTAACGATATCCACCAACAATGAGATCTTGCTCAAACTGGAGAAACTGAGCGGCACGGTGAGCCATCACAGCCGCGATATCCGCAGGATATTCAGCCAATTGAGGAAAATGGAGGAGGAAGAAAAGAACCGGCGGTTGCTTGCACTGATCGCCAAGGAAACGAAAGGGCAACATAAACAGATCGTTGGGTTCAAACCGGACAGGGATAAACCGAAGAAATAA